A DNA window from Turicibacter sp. TJ11 contains the following coding sequences:
- a CDS encoding TldD/PmbA family protein, which produces MINFDLLFDEGKKAGLTDMEVYVVKNDQFSCKVFKQNVDAYSVSKTQGLSFRGIYDGKMGYTYTEKCEDSSIPFLISSVINNALLIEKEENETLYPGDEHYVSLKLYNDSFNEVSALDKINFLKEVEKECLALDPRVKSVDYCSFANGTTEVSLKNTKGLDLFERQNFAYSYVSVLVSENGENKNDGDFIIGTDFSRYTPTSFAKKIVNNALSQLGSTKVKSGSYPIVLKNLVAGDILQAMSNIFSAEAVLKDLSRLKDKIETTVASSLVTIIDDPHLEDGMGSSSFDGEGVATVKKEVITNGVLKTYLHSLTTARSFNVAPTGNASRASFKSSVNISPSNMYIKPQSLSFNEIIKQVNHGLYITDVQGLHAGLNAISGDFSLSANGFLIEDGQLTKPVHEMTIAGNFFDLLQSIVGIGNDLDFGASNVGSPTLWVKSLTVAGE; this is translated from the coding sequence ATGATTAATTTTGATTTACTATTTGATGAAGGTAAAAAAGCTGGATTAACAGACATGGAAGTTTATGTCGTGAAAAACGATCAGTTTTCATGTAAAGTCTTTAAGCAAAATGTAGATGCCTATTCTGTTTCAAAAACACAGGGCTTATCATTTCGTGGAATCTATGATGGTAAGATGGGCTATACTTATACAGAAAAATGTGAAGATTCATCTATTCCATTTCTTATCTCAAGTGTTATAAATAATGCTTTACTAATTGAAAAAGAAGAAAATGAGACGCTTTACCCAGGTGATGAGCATTATGTTTCATTAAAGCTTTATAATGATTCATTTAATGAAGTGAGTGCTTTAGATAAAATTAACTTCTTAAAAGAAGTGGAAAAAGAATGTTTAGCTCTTGACCCTCGTGTTAAATCAGTGGATTACTGTTCATTTGCTAATGGAACAACGGAAGTTTCTCTTAAAAATACAAAAGGATTAGATCTTTTTGAACGCCAAAACTTCGCTTATAGCTATGTTAGTGTTTTAGTTTCTGAAAACGGAGAAAACAAAAATGATGGAGATTTTATCATCGGAACTGATTTCAGTCGATATACTCCAACATCTTTTGCAAAGAAAATCGTTAACAATGCTCTTTCACAACTAGGTTCAACGAAAGTAAAATCCGGAAGTTATCCGATTGTTTTAAAAAACTTAGTCGCTGGAGACATTTTACAAGCGATGAGTAACATTTTCTCAGCAGAAGCTGTTTTAAAAGATTTATCTCGTTTAAAAGATAAAATTGAAACAACGGTCGCTAGTTCTTTAGTTACTATTATTGATGATCCTCATTTAGAAGATGGAATGGGAAGTTCTTCATTTGACGGTGAAGGTGTCGCAACCGTTAAAAAAGAAGTCATTACAAATGGCGTTTTAAAAACTTACTTACATTCATTAACAACAGCTAGATCATTCAATGTCGCTCCAACTGGAAACGCCTCTCGTGCGAGTTTTAAAAGCTCTGTTAACATCTCCCCTAGCAACATGTACATCAAACCACAATCACTAAGTTTTAATGAGATCATTAAACAGGTCAATCATGGACTTTATATTACAGATGTTCAAGGATTACACGCTGGATTAAATGCTATCTCTGGTGACTTCTCGCTATCTGCTAATGGCTTTTTAATTGAAGATGGACAACTCACTAAACCTGTTCATGAAATGACCATCGCAGGGAACTTCTTTGATTTGTTACAATCGATTGTAGGAATTGGAAATGATCTTGATTTTGGTGCTTCTAATGTCGGTTCCCCAACGCTTTGGGTAAAATCTTTAACCGTAGCCGGGGAATAA
- a CDS encoding TldD/PmbA family protein, whose amino-acid sequence MLSEILIKDVLDEALSFGADFAEIYVEQTQSQAIDMIGGKVDKANRGEDYGIGIRLFQGTNSVYGYTNDSSRENLLKTAREIASALMGEMRTQPINLTRQNIITQHLIQQDLNDVPASRRVDKMRQVSEIIKNYHESITQSSVGLSEKKQHVLIANTEGTLVEDTRVYTRLFVRAVASNGHEMQTGSHGPGAHQGFEFIEDLDLNFYASDAARQAVTMLNAGLCPSKKMPVVIDNGFGGVIFHEACGHGLEASSVSKGLSVFSNKLGEQIANPLVTAIDDGTIPNAWGSLNIDDEGTPTQRKVLIENGILKSYMIDKLNGRRMNMPSTGSGRRQNYRFAPTSRMTNTFIAEGPHTREEIIANTEYGLYAKSMGGGSVNPGTGDFNFAVNEGYIIRNGKIAEPVRGATLIGNGPAILHQIDMVGKNLARAQGMCGAASGSIPTDVGQPILRVKEITVGGAKGE is encoded by the coding sequence ATGCTTTCAGAAATCTTAATTAAAGATGTTTTAGATGAAGCTTTATCATTCGGTGCTGATTTTGCTGAAATCTATGTTGAACAAACACAATCGCAAGCCATTGATATGATCGGGGGAAAAGTTGATAAAGCCAATCGAGGAGAAGATTATGGAATTGGTATCCGCTTATTTCAAGGAACCAATTCAGTTTACGGTTATACAAATGATTCATCGCGTGAAAACTTATTAAAAACGGCACGTGAAATCGCCTCTGCACTTATGGGTGAAATGAGAACTCAACCGATTAATTTGACGCGTCAAAACATCATTACTCAACACCTTATTCAACAAGATTTAAATGATGTGCCAGCGTCACGACGAGTTGATAAGATGCGTCAAGTTAGTGAGATCATTAAAAATTATCATGAATCAATTACTCAAAGTTCTGTTGGTTTATCTGAAAAAAAACAACATGTCTTAATTGCCAATACTGAAGGAACGTTAGTGGAAGACACTCGTGTTTATACGCGTCTTTTCGTTCGAGCAGTAGCTTCAAACGGTCACGAAATGCAAACAGGTTCTCACGGACCAGGTGCACATCAAGGCTTTGAGTTTATTGAAGATTTAGATTTAAACTTCTATGCGAGTGACGCTGCTCGACAAGCGGTGACCATGCTAAACGCTGGTCTTTGTCCAAGTAAAAAAATGCCTGTCGTTATTGATAACGGATTTGGTGGAGTCATCTTTCACGAGGCCTGTGGCCATGGACTAGAAGCGAGTTCAGTCTCTAAAGGACTATCTGTTTTTTCTAATAAACTAGGTGAACAAATTGCTAATCCTTTAGTAACAGCTATTGATGATGGAACCATTCCAAACGCTTGGGGATCTCTGAATATTGATGATGAAGGAACACCAACACAGCGTAAAGTGTTAATTGAAAATGGAATTTTAAAAAGCTATATGATTGATAAATTAAATGGTCGTCGAATGAATATGCCATCAACGGGTTCTGGACGTCGTCAAAACTATCGTTTTGCACCCACTTCTCGAATGACGAATACTTTTATTGCAGAAGGGCCACATACTCGTGAAGAAATTATTGCTAATACCGAATATGGACTTTATGCTAAAAGTATGGGCGGGGGGTCAGTTAACCCAGGAACAGGCGATTTTAACTTTGCAGTGAATGAAGGATATATCATTCGAAATGGAAAAATTGCTGAACCCGTACGCGGCGCAACATTAATTGGAAACGGTCCAGCCATTTTACATCAAATTGATATGGTTGGAAAAAACTTAGCTCGTGCTCAAGGAATGTGTGGCGCTGCAAGTGGTTCGATTCCAACAGATGTTGGACAACCCATCTTACGTGTTAAAGAAATCACAGTCGGTGGAGCAAAGGGGGAATAA
- a CDS encoding class D sortase: MNQQSYKNFQLLQGGVAFKMDDSITQSMSSLVETGEIIGRIEFLNESLILLEGIEEVQLEQGLGHDPMSSLPGNMGNCLIYGHREQFLWSLKEVQLGDKLMVRTTKGVFYYTVEDISILEPDDSYIFESENKATLTLVTCYPFIYFGPTKERYVVKASLD, encoded by the coding sequence ATGAATCAACAGTCTTATAAAAACTTTCAGTTACTTCAAGGCGGGGTTGCTTTTAAGATGGATGACTCCATCACTCAATCCATGTCTTCGTTGGTAGAAACGGGTGAAATCATCGGTCGGATTGAGTTTTTAAACGAATCTCTTATTTTGCTTGAGGGAATTGAAGAGGTGCAGTTAGAACAAGGGTTAGGACATGATCCGATGTCCTCTTTACCAGGAAACATGGGGAATTGTCTGATCTATGGTCACCGAGAACAGTTTTTATGGTCATTAAAAGAGGTTCAGTTAGGTGATAAACTAATGGTCCGTACAACAAAAGGCGTCTTTTATTATACGGTTGAGGATATTTCAATTTTAGAACCTGATGATTCATATATTTTTGAATCAGAGAATAAAGCCACATTAACCCTGGTGACGTGTTATCCATTTATTTATTTTGGTCCAACGAAAGAACGTTATGTTGTTAAAGCAAGTTTAGATTAA